DNA from Zingiber officinale cultivar Zhangliang unplaced genomic scaffold, Zo_v1.1 ctg146, whole genome shotgun sequence:
caagattttattatatttttcaaatccaagaaagaatgcaaattgAAGATTGAACATGTAAATTATAAGCTCCTAATCATCTCGATGAACGTTCACACAGGCTGATAATCATTTTTAGTCTTTAACTTGTTAGTGTtcatgaaggggagccttggcgcaacggtaaagttgttgctttatgaccaaaaggtcacgggttcgaatcttggaaacagcctcttgcaaaaaaaaactgggtaagattgcgtacaatgaatccttccaCGGGACCCCGCATAGCAAGAGCTTCGTACACCgggttgccttttttttttttaacttgttaGTGTTCATGATCAGAGCTTGTGGTTGTAAAAGATATTAACTTATTATAGCAGCAGCAATGCATTGCAATTCTTAGTCGTTAATACATCTTATCAGATTGCATTCTTAAATGATTAGATATGCAGGAACATGTATAAATcttagtccattttccttttacaaatttatttgataatttctaaaaatctagcAGATTAGTTGACTagtataacaataaaataaaatcagctaccttgtcattaagtttcttaaaacaaaaaaaaaaaattgtagataATCGATTAGAGAAAACATGCTTTAAAATAAAGACAGAGATCTTACTGGTGCAGACTGTTGCATGATAGGAGTTCCACCAGGTGCATTGGGATCACTGCATTAGAGTAAGAAACAAAACTGATTTAGCAATTCAACTACTATGAACAAATTCACAGCCACAAGATAAGATGAAAGCTTACTCCATGTAATTTTGAATATAAAGGTCTTCTCTAACTTTTGACGTCAGCTCAATAACAAGATCTGGGTGTTTCAGCTTGAGATGTTTATGGACAAACTCAGGAGCATGGAAAAGCTTTGTGCAACCTTTGGCTCCACATCCATACTTCCAACCATATTTTTCATCTCTTATTTTTCTCACAACAGGATCTAGGGCCTCTGTAGCTGCAGCATCAATCTTATCTTTAGCTGTCAATATTTCCAAGGGATCCTGACCTTCCAGTCTTGCTTGCCAGAATGAATCAAGCTTCTTCTCCCACTCAGAACCACTAGAATTAGATCCATCATTTGTCTTATTGTCAACTCTAACATGTCGAAGCCCTTTTGCCTCCGATGTTTCATACATTCCATAATAGTCTAAGCCATGAACACGCCATAGATAAGTGATCAATGTGTCTAATAATTCAACACCTTCAAGGCCCTTGACAGTGGTAAGCCCACGTATAATTATAATCGGCCCCAAAGATCCCCCATGCGTCTTGTCTGCATCATCTTGACCACTACTAGAGAGGACATTATCCTGTATACCCTTCTCCATGTCAAGCTTGCACACTAAGGCCTGTGCTTGTCCGATGTCAGTTTGAATTCGACGAAGCTCGGAGCTGACTGGGTGAGCCATGGGAGCAGAAGAAAGCAGGTTTCCTTTAGCAGGTCCCCTACCATGCCTTCTCCTTTTCTCACTAAGATCTATCTCTTCTTCAGAGTTTGGTTCACTATCATTCCCAGAATTTCCAGTGGATGAGGCTGTTAATCCTGGGCCACTGATGAAATAAGCAGTAAAAAAATCACTATATGTTAAAAAACACAAATTAGTACGACAAAGAAACTCTTACAGGTCAAGTGTTCCACTCTGCAAATCAAGCAGGAAATCCTTCGCAATAGATTTCGCCAGTTCTTTTCTCCTGCAACAGCAAGCAACAGAAGTTGATACATGGTAACAATGcaagaatggaggttacaattaaTGTACGAAGACCAAAAACATTGAAACTGAGCATTCAAAAGAATACAGAAGTTTACAAAACTTCATCTATTTGAAGAATGAGAAAATTAGGGGAAAACTCTTAAAAGACTTTTTTAAGAAAACTGCAGAATACAGTTTAGTTTTCTAAAACGATATATACAAACTCACCTCTCAATCACTGCCACTAAATTAGTCGGATGATATTTGTCTTTCAACCTATATCAAAAAGAAAATCAGAAAAGGATTAAAGTACTTGGCAACATCGTCTAAAACATAAGAAAATTCAGAAAAAAATGTTCCTCACTTACCATTGTTCTTCTTTGTGTGCTTGAAAATATGCTCGCTtctgagtggatatgtattcgaATCTATATTCTTCATACCTACATAGATTATCAGAATTTCACTGGGGCATTCATACAAGCTAAACAAGGATCCAATAGGAAATAAATTTGAATAGCAAAATAGTTAAAAATCACAAgcaagagagaaaataatagatgaTCATTAAAACCCATTTTCCATTTCAATCATTTTCCTGTAAGATATTTACCTGCGTTCTGCTTCAGCAGGTAAAACGTCATCTTCAAGTTCTAGAATGAACTGCTTGTATGACATCAAACCTACCCTGCAAGAATATCCCAATGAAACTACTAcaacaagaaattaaaatttatatgacATCTCAAAAG
Protein-coding regions in this window:
- the LOC122036364 gene encoding serrate RNA effector molecule-like: MSYKQFILELEDDVLPAEAERRYEEYRFEYISTQKRAYFQAHKEEQWLKDKYHPTNLVAVIERRKELAKSIAKDFLLDLQSGTLDLGPGLTASSTGNSGNDSEPNSEEEIDLSEKRRRHGRGPAKGNLLSSAPMAHPVSSELRRIQTDIGQAQALVCKLDMEKGIQDNVLSSSGQDDADKTHGGSLGPIIIIRGLTTVKGLEGVELLDTLITYLWRVHGLDYYGMYETSEAKGLRHVRVDNKTNDGSNSSGSEWEKKLDSFWQARLEGQDPLEILTAKDKIDAAATEALDPVVRKIRDEKYGWKYGCGAKGCTKLFHAPEFVHKHLKLKHPDLVIELTSKVREDLYIQNYMDDPNAPGGTPIMQQSAPKAKIQRRRLLDNRLTDAHGNRIELDKNRDDDRGDNSPRDTHGGLDGETHDKPPFEAYSGQGLHSAFPSEIPPPVLMPVPGAGPLGPFVPAPPEVAMRMLTDPGGPSSFDSIGGPHGRKGRLGPQLGGPAAPILTMPPLFRHDPRRMRSYRDLDAPDDEVTVLDYRSL